The following proteins are co-located in the Maridesulfovibrio sp. genome:
- the tatB gene encoding Sec-independent protein translocase protein TatB — protein sequence MFGIGSTELIVILVVALILIGPQKLPELIKNLGKGLSEVKKMSNDVKNTLDAEISAADEERAQKEDAEREAARKKAEAEAMEKARQAEAEKQQVADEAEKVAEAPKTESEKA from the coding sequence ATGTTCGGTATCGGTTCTACAGAACTTATAGTAATTTTGGTTGTAGCCCTTATTCTCATTGGACCCCAGAAACTCCCGGAACTTATCAAGAATCTTGGTAAGGGGCTCTCCGAAGTGAAGAAGATGTCCAATGATGTAAAAAACACTCTTGATGCTGAGATTTCTGCTGCTGACGAAGAAAGGGCACAGAAAGAAGATGCTGAGCGCGAGGCTGCACGTAAAAAAGCAGAAGCAGAAGCTATGGAAAAAGCTCGTCAGGCTGAAGCTGAAAAACAGCAGGTCGCTGATGAGGCTGAAAAGGTTGCTGAAGCACCTAAGACCGAGAGCGAGAAAGCATGA
- the guaA gene encoding glutamine-hydrolyzing GMP synthase — MQHDNKVIILDFGSQFTQLIARRIREAGVYSEIHPCNVDPQKIKDLRPGALILSGGPSSVLEEDSPQLDPSLLELGVPVLGICYGMQLMTNDLGGRVVSSENREYGRAEFKGDSSCTIFEGIEDIEKLTVWMSHGDRVEAIPEGFKVCGTTESIPFAAMANEEKKMYALQFHPEVAHTESGTTIINNFVFKVAGLKADWTMSSFVENCIEEMREKIGDNQVVLGLSGGIDSTVVAVLLHKAIGKRLHCIFVDNGLLRMHEREEVIGFLEEHFELNVKCVDSADLFLDKLKGVEDPEKKRKLIGYTFIDVFNEEAGALKDVKFLAQGTLYPDVIESESFKGPSAVIKSHHNVGGLPEDMDLDLVEPLRELFKDEVRKVAYELGLPEFIIWRQPFPGPGLAIRVLGEITEERLEILRQADKIVQNEMHASGWYRKVWQGFAVLLPLKTVGVMGDDRTYEHVIALRIVDSIDAMTADWSRIPNDILARMSNRIINEVKGVNRVVLDISSKPPATIEWE, encoded by the coding sequence ATGCAGCACGATAATAAAGTAATTATTCTGGATTTCGGGTCTCAGTTTACTCAGCTGATCGCCCGTAGAATCCGTGAAGCGGGTGTATATTCCGAAATTCACCCTTGTAATGTTGATCCTCAGAAGATCAAGGATCTCAGGCCCGGAGCACTTATTCTTTCCGGTGGTCCTTCCTCCGTTCTGGAAGAAGATTCTCCGCAGCTTGATCCTTCCCTGTTGGAACTGGGCGTACCCGTGCTTGGCATCTGCTATGGCATGCAGCTCATGACCAATGATCTCGGTGGTCGCGTTGTTTCTTCCGAGAACCGCGAATACGGCCGTGCAGAATTTAAAGGCGATTCCAGCTGCACTATTTTCGAAGGAATCGAAGATATTGAAAAGCTCACCGTATGGATGAGCCACGGTGACCGCGTTGAAGCAATCCCCGAGGGATTCAAGGTTTGCGGTACCACCGAGTCTATTCCTTTCGCAGCCATGGCTAACGAAGAAAAGAAAATGTACGCCCTCCAGTTCCACCCCGAAGTGGCACACACCGAGAGCGGTACCACCATTATCAACAACTTTGTTTTCAAAGTTGCAGGGCTCAAAGCTGATTGGACCATGTCCTCTTTCGTTGAAAACTGCATCGAGGAAATGCGCGAAAAAATCGGTGACAACCAGGTTGTGCTCGGTCTTTCCGGCGGTATTGACTCCACTGTTGTTGCTGTTCTTTTGCACAAGGCCATCGGCAAGCGTCTGCACTGCATCTTTGTAGATAACGGCCTGCTGCGTATGCACGAGCGTGAAGAAGTTATCGGCTTCCTCGAAGAACACTTTGAACTCAACGTCAAATGCGTTGATTCTGCCGACCTTTTCCTCGACAAACTCAAAGGTGTTGAAGATCCTGAGAAGAAGCGCAAGCTCATCGGTTACACCTTCATTGATGTTTTCAATGAAGAAGCTGGCGCACTCAAGGATGTAAAATTCCTCGCTCAGGGTACTCTTTACCCCGATGTAATCGAGTCCGAATCCTTCAAAGGCCCCTCTGCGGTCATTAAGTCTCACCACAACGTTGGCGGACTGCCCGAAGATATGGATCTCGATCTGGTTGAACCTCTGCGTGAACTCTTCAAAGATGAAGTCCGTAAGGTTGCTTACGAACTTGGTCTGCCCGAGTTTATTATCTGGCGTCAGCCTTTCCCCGGTCCGGGTCTTGCCATCCGTGTTCTGGGTGAAATCACTGAAGAGCGTCTTGAAATTCTGCGTCAGGCTGACAAGATCGTGCAGAATGAAATGCATGCTTCCGGCTGGTACCGCAAGGTATGGCAAGGCTTTGCAGTTCTGCTGCCGCTCAAGACTGTCGGCGTAATGGGTGATGACCGTACTTACGAGCATGTCATTGCACTGCGTATCGTAGACAGCATCGATGCTATGACCGCTGACTGGTCCCGCATTCCCAACGATATCCTCGCACGTATGTCCAACCGGATCATCAACGAGGTTAAAGGTGTTAACCGCGTGGTTCTGGATATTTCCTCCAAGCCGCCGGCAACCATCGAATGGGAATAA
- the hisA gene encoding 1-(5-phosphoribosyl)-5-[(5-phosphoribosylamino)methylideneamino]imidazole-4-carboxamide isomerase, with translation MIVFPAVDIKDGVCVRLSQGQADAVTVFSSDPVAQAKYWETQGARYLHVVDLDGAFSGMPKNFELIKDICSQLSIPVQLGGGIRDIETASKYLEAGVRRLIIGTMALEDEETFAELCAKFPGQIGVSLDAVNGQLKSRGWVEDAGITVFDIIPRIEAAGAAFIIYTDISRDGMQTGVNVMALSELCSKTKLPVIAAGGVATLEDVINLQPLVSKGLEGAVSGQAIYTGTLNFAEAMEWIENN, from the coding sequence ATGATCGTTTTTCCCGCTGTAGATATCAAGGACGGCGTATGCGTACGCCTCTCACAGGGACAGGCTGATGCCGTTACTGTTTTTTCCAGTGATCCCGTAGCCCAGGCAAAATACTGGGAAACTCAGGGCGCAAGATATCTGCATGTAGTTGACCTAGACGGTGCATTCAGCGGAATGCCCAAGAACTTTGAACTTATCAAGGATATCTGCAGTCAGCTCAGCATTCCGGTGCAGCTTGGCGGCGGTATTCGTGACATTGAAACTGCATCCAAGTACCTTGAAGCAGGCGTAAGACGCCTGATTATCGGTACTATGGCCCTTGAAGACGAGGAAACTTTCGCAGAGCTTTGCGCCAAGTTTCCCGGTCAGATCGGGGTGTCTCTTGATGCTGTTAACGGTCAGCTCAAGTCTCGCGGCTGGGTGGAAGATGCGGGAATTACCGTATTCGATATTATCCCCCGTATTGAAGCAGCAGGTGCGGCATTTATCATCTACACCGACATCAGCCGCGACGGCATGCAGACCGGTGTGAATGTTATGGCTCTTTCCGAACTGTGCTCCAAGACCAAGCTTCCTGTCATCGCTGCCGGTGGCGTTGCTACCCTTGAGGATGTAATCAATCTTCAGCCTCTGGTTTCCAAAGGTCTCGAAGGAGCAGTCTCCGGTCAGGCAATCTACACCGGTACTCTCAATTTCGCAGAAGCCATGGAATGGATTGAGAATAACTAG
- the tatC gene encoding twin-arginine translocase subunit TatC encodes MSSAEKDSREVGQESPEEKKQAEETAAESLNPEEETAESTESEAGLPAEKDADGLAVPDETPEADEDEEDPDELDEDEAPMTFLEHLEELRRRFVRIFIACGVGFFACYSFAKPLFSMLMAPLVAVLPPDSTLIFTSLPEGFVTYLKVAFVAGIFVVSPYIFAQVWGFIAPGLYEHERKWMIPLAFLSAFFFVGGALFGYYVVFPFGCEFFMGFADEFIKPMPTLREYLGFSLKLLFAFGLIFELPLFIFFLARLGVVTAEGLREKRKYAILVCFICSAILTPPDVMTQTLMAGPLIILYEIGIWVAHFFGKRGGRKLKNAAPENGGPDDSGPDGGDSAPSDEDSSSESPAGETSEAEDSGAEKKKKSKTNESGYEEDLIEM; translated from the coding sequence ATGAGTTCAGCGGAGAAAGATTCGCGTGAAGTAGGGCAGGAGAGTCCTGAAGAAAAAAAGCAGGCTGAAGAGACTGCTGCGGAATCTCTGAATCCCGAAGAGGAAACAGCTGAAAGCACTGAGTCCGAAGCCGGATTGCCTGCTGAAAAGGATGCGGATGGACTCGCGGTGCCTGATGAGACACCAGAAGCTGATGAGGACGAGGAAGACCCTGACGAGCTTGATGAAGATGAAGCTCCCATGACTTTCCTTGAGCATCTTGAAGAACTGCGTCGCCGTTTTGTCAGAATTTTTATTGCCTGCGGTGTCGGTTTTTTTGCTTGCTACTCTTTTGCAAAACCGCTTTTTTCCATGCTCATGGCACCGCTTGTTGCGGTTCTGCCGCCTGATTCTACATTGATTTTTACTTCCCTGCCCGAAGGTTTTGTCACCTATTTGAAGGTTGCTTTTGTTGCCGGGATTTTTGTTGTTTCTCCCTATATTTTTGCCCAAGTCTGGGGTTTTATTGCGCCTGGACTTTATGAGCATGAACGCAAATGGATGATTCCTCTGGCGTTCCTGTCCGCATTTTTCTTTGTGGGCGGTGCCTTGTTCGGGTATTACGTAGTATTCCCGTTCGGTTGTGAATTTTTCATGGGCTTTGCTGATGAATTCATTAAGCCCATGCCTACCCTGCGTGAATATTTGGGATTTTCGCTTAAATTGCTTTTTGCTTTTGGGCTTATCTTTGAGCTGCCGTTGTTCATTTTCTTCCTCGCCAGACTGGGCGTGGTCACTGCCGAAGGTCTGCGCGAGAAGCGTAAGTATGCCATTCTGGTATGTTTTATCTGCTCCGCGATTCTGACTCCGCCGGATGTAATGACCCAGACCCTGATGGCTGGGCCGCTGATTATCCTTTATGAAATCGGTATCTGGGTGGCTCACTTCTTTGGTAAGCGCGGCGGCAGGAAGTTGAAGAATGCTGCCCCGGAAAACGGCGGTCCGGATGATTCCGGTCCTGACGGTGGAGATTCTGCTCCATCAGATGAAGACAGCTCTTCTGAATCTCCTGCTGGAGAAACGTCTGAAGCAGAAGACTCCGGCGCTGAAAAGAAAAAGAAGTCCAAAACGAATGAATCAGGTTACGAAGAAGATTTGATTGAAATGTAA
- the guaB gene encoding IMP dehydrogenase → MEKVVGQALTFDDVLLLPAYSEVLPDSVDVSAKLTEEITLGIPLVSAAMDTVTESKMAIQMARHGGVGVVHKNMSVRDQVREVERVKKSESGMVTDPIVVHPDDTVGKALDLMSEFKISGFPVVKGEHLVGIITNRDVRFITDRNVPVSEVMTSRNLVTVQKGTSTEEAKRHLHTNRIEKLLVVDEENKLTGLITIKDIDKVKKYPNAAKDSAGRLRVGAAVGVGRDLMERSSALIAAGVDFLTLDSAHGHSKGILDAIKELRSCYPDAQIVGGNIATYDGAMALIDAGVNAVKVGIGPGSICTTRVVAGVGVPQITAIMEAARACQERGICVIGDGGIKFSGDVVKALVAGANTVMMGSMFAGTDESPGEKVLYQGRSYKLYRGMGSIDAMKKGSSDRYFQKDTNKLVPEGIVGRVPYKGPVSDSIYQMIGGLRSGMGYVGCANIAEMSEKAQFIRMSAAGFKESHVHDVIITKEAPNYRVDSY, encoded by the coding sequence ATGGAAAAGGTAGTAGGTCAGGCTCTGACTTTTGACGATGTTCTGCTTTTGCCCGCCTATTCGGAAGTTCTTCCCGATAGTGTGGACGTATCCGCCAAACTCACCGAAGAGATCACTCTTGGAATCCCACTGGTCAGTGCCGCAATGGATACTGTCACCGAGTCCAAGATGGCGATCCAGATGGCCCGTCACGGCGGTGTCGGCGTTGTACATAAAAATATGAGCGTACGCGATCAGGTTCGTGAAGTTGAGAGAGTTAAAAAATCCGAGTCCGGTATGGTTACCGATCCCATCGTGGTTCATCCTGATGACACCGTGGGCAAGGCTCTCGATCTCATGTCTGAATTCAAAATTTCCGGTTTCCCGGTTGTTAAAGGTGAGCACCTTGTTGGTATCATCACCAACCGTGACGTCCGTTTCATCACTGATCGCAATGTGCCTGTATCCGAAGTGATGACCAGCCGTAACCTCGTTACCGTACAGAAAGGCACCTCTACTGAAGAGGCAAAACGCCACCTGCACACCAACCGTATTGAAAAATTGCTGGTTGTTGACGAGGAAAACAAGCTTACCGGTCTGATCACTATTAAGGATATTGATAAGGTTAAGAAGTACCCCAACGCAGCTAAAGATTCCGCAGGACGTCTCCGTGTAGGTGCCGCTGTCGGTGTTGGCCGTGATCTTATGGAGCGCAGCTCCGCACTGATCGCAGCAGGCGTTGACTTCCTGACCCTTGATTCCGCTCACGGTCACTCAAAGGGTATCCTTGATGCTATCAAGGAACTCCGTTCCTGCTACCCCGATGCTCAGATTGTCGGCGGTAACATCGCTACTTACGATGGCGCCATGGCTCTTATTGATGCCGGCGTAAACGCTGTTAAAGTTGGTATCGGTCCCGGTTCCATCTGCACCACCCGCGTTGTTGCAGGTGTTGGTGTTCCGCAGATCACCGCTATCATGGAAGCCGCACGTGCCTGTCAGGAACGCGGAATCTGCGTAATCGGTGACGGCGGTATCAAATTCTCCGGCGATGTTGTGAAGGCTCTGGTTGCGGGTGCAAACACCGTAATGATGGGTTCCATGTTTGCTGGAACTGATGAAAGCCCCGGTGAAAAAGTTCTCTATCAGGGTCGTAGCTACAAACTCTACCGCGGCATGGGTTCCATTGACGCAATGAAGAAGGGTAGCTCTGACCGTTACTTCCAGAAGGATACCAATAAGCTGGTTCCCGAAGGAATCGTCGGTCGCGTTCCTTACAAAGGACCCGTTTCCGACAGCATCTATCAGATGATCGGCGGACTCCGTTCCGGTATGGGTTATGTGGGTTGTGCTAATATCGCTGAAATGTCTGAAAAAGCTCAGTTCATCCGCATGTCTGCCGCCGGTTTCAAAGAAAGCCACGTTCACGATGTAATTATTACCAAGGAAGCACCCAACTACCGGGTTGATTCCTATTAA
- a CDS encoding ABC transporter permease subunit: MEGLKKSILASLWFMFLTLPIMGVFVNTIDKSVTWHFDRVLYVGAAAFVLSFIWRYMLERKERGKKAEEQSNVEKVTLLNKLLANHKFFWPAVVAVAGFAIAFPKLFSMYQVNVMTSALIYVVLGLGLNIVVGLAGLLDLGFVAFYAVGAYSYALMNMYWGISFWVALPLGALLGAFCGILLGFPVLRLRGDYLAIVTLGFGEIIRLVLENWGEFTHGPSGISNIARPEFFGLAKGFMAQINFMYYLMLVLVVFTIFVVNRLKNSRIGRAWQALREDEIACQAMGIDKMKTKLMAFSLGATWAGMVGVVFAAKTTFINPASFTFLESAIILSIVVLGGMGSILGVILGALVLILLPEYMRDFSEYRMLIFGATMVLVMVFRPQGLVRDVRKKIDISAVKKALGGAHE, translated from the coding sequence ATGGAAGGCTTGAAAAAATCTATACTGGCTTCATTGTGGTTCATGTTTTTGACCTTGCCTATTATGGGGGTCTTCGTGAACACCATTGATAAGTCTGTCACCTGGCATTTTGACCGGGTTCTATATGTGGGGGCAGCGGCCTTTGTCCTTTCTTTTATCTGGCGTTATATGCTTGAACGCAAGGAAAGGGGCAAGAAGGCTGAAGAACAATCGAATGTTGAGAAGGTGACCCTCCTTAACAAGCTGCTGGCTAATCATAAATTTTTCTGGCCTGCAGTCGTTGCCGTGGCCGGTTTTGCCATTGCATTTCCCAAACTGTTTTCAATGTATCAGGTCAACGTCATGACCTCGGCACTGATTTATGTGGTGCTGGGATTGGGGTTGAATATTGTTGTCGGCCTTGCAGGACTGCTGGACCTCGGTTTTGTAGCTTTCTATGCTGTGGGCGCGTATTCATACGCTCTTATGAACATGTACTGGGGCATCAGCTTCTGGGTGGCATTGCCTCTTGGAGCATTACTTGGAGCGTTCTGCGGTATTCTGCTCGGTTTTCCTGTGCTGCGTCTGCGCGGGGACTATCTGGCCATCGTAACTCTCGGGTTTGGTGAGATTATCCGCCTTGTGCTGGAAAACTGGGGTGAGTTCACCCATGGTCCGTCCGGTATCTCCAACATTGCCCGTCCTGAATTTTTTGGTCTTGCCAAAGGATTTATGGCCCAGATCAACTTCATGTATTACCTGATGCTGGTGCTGGTTGTGTTTACAATCTTCGTGGTTAACAGGCTTAAGAATTCCCGTATCGGGCGTGCATGGCAGGCCCTGCGTGAGGACGAGATTGCTTGTCAGGCCATGGGGATTGATAAGATGAAAACCAAGCTCATGGCCTTCTCGCTGGGTGCTACATGGGCAGGCATGGTCGGGGTTGTTTTTGCCGCCAAGACCACTTTCATCAACCCCGCATCATTCACATTCCTTGAATCAGCAATTATCCTTTCCATCGTAGTTCTCGGCGGTATGGGCTCTATTCTCGGGGTTATCCTCGGTGCGCTTGTTTTGATCCTGTTACCGGAATACATGAGGGATTTTTCTGAATACCGCATGCTGATCTTCGGTGCGACCATGGTTCTGGTTATGGTTTTCAGGCCGCAGGGACTGGTTCGTGATGTTCGAAAGAAAATTGATATCAGCGCAGTGAAAAAGGCTTTAGGTGGCGCCCATGAGTAA
- a CDS encoding ABC transporter ATP-binding protein translates to MLKLKNVNTFYGNIQALRNINIEVKQGEIITLIGANGAGKTTTLMTISGVVPPRTGEVLYNGEPIHKTKPDKIVKMGISQVPEGRLIFPDLTITENLDMGAFLRDDKSGVKDDMDHVFDLFPILYERRKQLGGNLSGGEQQMLAISRALMARPKLLLLDEPSLGLAPLIIRQIFEIVKKINEESGTTVFLVEQNANLALKTAHRGYVMENGEIILSDTSDKLLANEDIKKAYLGL, encoded by the coding sequence ATGCTTAAACTTAAGAATGTAAATACATTTTATGGGAATATTCAGGCTCTTCGTAATATTAATATTGAGGTAAAGCAGGGGGAAATTATCACCCTTATCGGAGCCAACGGTGCCGGTAAAACCACTACCCTGATGACCATCAGCGGTGTGGTTCCTCCGAGAACCGGTGAAGTTCTTTACAATGGTGAGCCTATTCACAAGACCAAGCCGGATAAGATCGTAAAGATGGGGATTTCTCAGGTTCCGGAAGGCCGCTTGATTTTCCCGGACCTGACCATTACCGAGAACCTTGATATGGGTGCGTTTCTTCGGGACGATAAGAGCGGGGTTAAGGATGACATGGATCATGTTTTCGATCTTTTCCCTATTCTCTACGAGCGTCGCAAACAGCTTGGCGGTAACCTGTCCGGCGGTGAACAACAGATGCTCGCAATTTCCCGTGCGCTCATGGCCCGTCCCAAGCTTTTGCTTCTGGATGAACCTTCTCTTGGTCTTGCTCCTTTGATTATTAGACAGATATTTGAGATTGTTAAGAAAATTAACGAAGAAAGCGGCACGACGGTTTTTCTTGTCGAGCAGAATGCGAACCTCGCCTTGAAGACGGCGCATCGGGGTTATGTTATGGAAAACGGGGAGATTATACTTTCGGATACCAGTGACAAACTACTCGCAAATGAGGACATCAAAAAAGCCTATTTGGGCTTATAA
- a CDS encoding ABC transporter ATP-binding protein has product MSNERRTVLQVKGVSKDFGGLRALDDVDLDVKEGEIVALIGPNGAGKTTFFNCITGIYAPTEGDVNIDPKGKGFKRINGMKPNHVTELGMARTFQNIRLFPSMSVIENVMIGCHCRTKATFLGAILRDPRTRREEQETVLKSYELLKELGLEQYADDLARNLPYGAQRRLEIARALATDPFILLLDEPAAGMNPQETAELEELIVAIKDKHNISVLLIEHDMKMVMSLSDRLFVLEYGREIAHGTPQEISENPAVIKAYLGEELVDA; this is encoded by the coding sequence ATGAGTAATGAAAGAAGAACAGTTCTCCAGGTTAAGGGCGTCAGCAAGGATTTCGGTGGATTGCGCGCACTTGATGATGTTGATCTTGATGTGAAGGAAGGGGAGATTGTAGCGCTCATTGGACCCAACGGGGCAGGTAAGACAACCTTCTTTAACTGCATTACCGGAATATATGCCCCGACTGAGGGTGACGTTAATATTGATCCCAAAGGTAAAGGCTTTAAGCGCATTAACGGTATGAAGCCCAACCACGTAACCGAATTGGGAATGGCCCGTACTTTTCAGAATATCAGGCTCTTTCCTTCTATGTCGGTGATCGAAAATGTCATGATCGGCTGTCATTGCCGGACTAAGGCTACTTTTTTGGGCGCGATTTTACGTGATCCGCGGACCCGCAGGGAAGAGCAGGAGACTGTCCTCAAAAGCTACGAGCTTCTGAAGGAACTAGGTCTTGAGCAGTATGCGGACGATCTGGCCCGTAACCTGCCTTATGGTGCACAGCGCAGGTTGGAAATTGCCCGCGCTTTAGCAACTGATCCGTTTATTTTGCTTCTGGATGAACCTGCAGCAGGTATGAACCCGCAGGAAACCGCCGAGCTTGAAGAGTTGATCGTTGCCATTAAGGATAAGCATAACATATCGGTTCTGCTTATTGAGCATGATATGAAAATGGTCATGTCATTGTCGGACCGCCTGTTTGTGCTTGAATACGGCCGTGAGATTGCCCATGGCACACCTCAGGAAATCAGCGAGAACCCCGCTGTAATCAAGGCTTATCTCGGGGAGGAACTCGTCGATGCTTAA
- a CDS encoding ABC transporter permease subunit gives MEYFLELFFSGLTRGSIYALIALGYTMVYGIIELINFAHGEIYMIGAFVGLVVAGILTSFGFPAASIIILASIAAVIYASAYGYTLEKIAYRPLRDAPRLSPLISAIGMSIFLQNYVMLSQTSDFLSFPNLIPEFHFLGKFESMIGSSDFVIIVVAAVVMVALNLFIKFTRMGKAMRATAQNRKMAMLVGINVDQVISATFVIGSALAAVGGILIASHIGQINFFIGFIAGIKAFTAAVLGGIGSIPGAMLGGLILGWTESFCTGYVSSDYEDVFAFALLVLILIFRPSGLLGKAKTQKV, from the coding sequence ATGGAATATTTTCTGGAATTATTTTTCAGTGGTCTGACCAGAGGAAGCATCTATGCGCTTATCGCTCTCGGTTACACCATGGTTTACGGCATTATTGAACTGATCAACTTTGCCCACGGCGAAATTTACATGATCGGAGCTTTTGTGGGACTCGTTGTCGCAGGGATTCTGACCAGCTTCGGATTTCCGGCGGCTTCCATCATTATTCTGGCTTCCATTGCGGCTGTAATTTACGCTTCCGCATACGGATACACCCTTGAAAAGATTGCTTACCGTCCCCTGCGCGATGCGCCGAGACTTTCTCCGCTCATTTCCGCAATCGGTATGTCCATTTTTCTCCAGAACTATGTAATGCTTTCCCAGACTTCCGATTTTCTTTCCTTCCCTAACCTGATTCCCGAATTTCATTTTCTCGGGAAATTTGAATCCATGATCGGCTCATCCGACTTTGTTATTATTGTCGTTGCTGCAGTGGTCATGGTTGCCCTCAACCTTTTTATCAAATTTACCAGAATGGGTAAGGCCATGCGCGCCACGGCTCAGAACCGTAAAATGGCTATGCTCGTCGGTATCAATGTTGATCAGGTTATTTCCGCCACTTTTGTTATCGGCTCCGCTCTTGCGGCAGTTGGTGGTATTCTCATTGCCTCGCATATCGGGCAGATCAACTTTTTTATTGGATTTATCGCTGGTATCAAGGCTTTCACAGCCGCTGTTCTCGGTGGAATCGGTTCTATTCCCGGCGCTATGCTGGGCGGTCTTATTCTGGGCTGGACCGAAAGTTTCTGCACCGGATACGTTTCCAGTGACTACGAAGACGTTTTCGCCTTCGCACTGCTGGTCCTTATCCTCATCTTCAGGCCTTCCGGGTTGCTTGGAAAAGCTAAGACTCAGAAGGTGTAA
- the hisB gene encoding imidazoleglycerol-phosphate dehydratase HisB: protein MSQRSAAITRTTKETDISLKLDIDGEGSTNIDTGVGFADHMLTLMSFWAGFDLDLKCKGDLEIDSHHTLEDIALVLGQALSEAMGDKKGINRIGFAKVPMDEALVEVVIDLSGRAYLVYDDDILPPIISGDEKDVWREFFKSLAFKAGMNLHIKFEYGRNGHHLLEGAFKALGLAFRNALSVERQGVSSTKGSLD from the coding sequence TTGTCACAGAGATCCGCAGCAATTACCCGTACTACTAAGGAAACCGATATTTCCCTTAAGCTTGATATCGACGGTGAAGGCAGTACTAATATCGACACCGGAGTAGGTTTTGCAGACCATATGCTGACCTTGATGAGCTTTTGGGCCGGGTTTGACCTTGATCTCAAATGCAAAGGCGATCTCGAAATTGATTCGCATCACACTCTTGAAGACATTGCGCTTGTTCTTGGTCAGGCTTTGTCCGAGGCCATGGGCGACAAGAAAGGTATTAACCGCATCGGTTTTGCCAAGGTGCCCATGGATGAAGCGCTCGTTGAGGTTGTAATTGACCTTTCAGGACGGGCTTATCTTGTGTATGATGATGACATCCTGCCCCCGATCATTTCCGGGGATGAAAAAGATGTCTGGCGTGAATTTTTCAAGTCACTGGCTTTCAAGGCCGGTATGAACCTGCACATCAAGTTTGAATATGGACGTAACGGCCACCACCTGCTCGAGGGTGCGTTCAAGGCCCTCGGTCTTGCTTTCCGCAATGCCCTGTCCGTTGAAAGACAAGGTGTTTCCAGTACAAAAGGGAGTCTCGATTAA
- a CDS encoding heavy metal-associated domain-containing protein — MKKVEVKGMSCMHCVGSVEKALSAIEGVTDVKVSLEDACATYEETSPVDESKIKETITKIGFEVGEVK; from the coding sequence ATGAAAAAAGTAGAAGTAAAAGGCATGAGTTGCATGCATTGCGTAGGTTCAGTTGAGAAGGCTCTCAGCGCGATTGAGGGAGTTACTGACGTCAAGGTCAGTCTCGAAGACGCATGTGCTACCTACGAAGAAACTTCTCCGGTTGATGAATCCAAGATCAAAGAAACTATTACCAAAATCGGTTTTGAGGTTGGTGAAGTTAAGTAG